One window from the genome of bacterium encodes:
- a CDS encoding T9SS type A sorting domain-containing protein, translating to MKLQNYKSKTLRSAFHSKSLFLIGIGIALSFVSESLAKPPRVPVYESAVPTVYQNSSWVNPTTGLMLFTTLTEELPTIPPIKREEYIRDYLGQNYGKWGLSSLPEIQLILRQNTPGGEVLRFYQTTAGVVSQENDLVAQFNPNGQLHSLHQSLHAKLSLKSGIPLISEQNAITIAQTAMQTSGENYPPVVKMQAWLSPTETSHLIYRVTLTPTTPNGEWEALIDASSGEVLRTQETSRYIDGSGYTFDPDPLTTGQATYGSTGYVDGNDADTQQLTAQRRLRVLREITLNSGTYRLTGPWVSITNFEAPNTAPVTATHPDSFRYTRSPSGFEDVHVYAHIDSAQRWIQYLGFNNIQHTSMQIDPHGLNGDDNSYFLPSSNRIAYGEGGVDDAEDVDVVWHEYGHSIQYSQVSNWGGGEAGSLGEGFGDYWAGSYSASISSFRREWVYNWDGHNTYWDGRVLNSTMVYPANMGGSIHENGQIWSRALMDIWDSCGREVTDKIVLQGQFAVGYGVTYPTLANAILNADLTLYQGVHISAAYNCFHARGILSQMPNIASVVGAVTSQVTGAIAGVVVNLNGSPRDTTDSQGRYSIAGLSFSQYQISFNHPSYNLYSTTFTVSQPGATTINAVLNRPIYSVDHDSLFIQIGESDTTLVRSPAFTITNTGDGNGSYSFQAFSGTGGSSNSWVYTRELDVGTITGDTRLHGVEIVGNEIILSGSNNTSEPNYFYRVSRSGSLLGSIQQRSVTTNGVRDLAASGGYLFGGENDTIWRWNADLSGEQFVCRTILNPPRGIAVQRNANNEPVIWICDNTQPARKFAADGSLLSSATNTYYISGVAAMPNEGGKVWFVSCDNSYSQLWINTLNEAGTAVVRLTQLDLPVGYRSAGACYTLDEWGDLGQIAILFTSSSPSRAILRFYNIPTDVNYVSITSSRSGTLAPTASIPVNLSLRLDPNRQRFTFNIQQTNSPAASLLTTVVIQRATEASEHSAVLPEIFDVSPVYPNPFNHTAKVMVSMPEAGYLQLSLYNLLGQSVLNRNTHLPAGVQLLQVDLSDFPTGTYFSKITYRNNVTTQRWVLLK from the coding sequence CTGATTGGAATAGGAATTGCCTTAAGCTTTGTTAGCGAATCGTTGGCGAAACCCCCACGGGTTCCGGTATACGAATCCGCTGTTCCCACGGTGTATCAAAACAGCTCGTGGGTAAATCCCACAACTGGTCTAATGCTTTTTACTACGCTAACCGAGGAGTTGCCGACAATCCCTCCCATAAAGCGCGAAGAGTATATTCGTGATTATCTGGGTCAAAATTACGGAAAATGGGGGTTATCAAGTTTACCGGAAATTCAGTTGATACTCCGGCAAAATACTCCCGGTGGTGAAGTCCTCCGATTCTATCAAACAACGGCTGGTGTAGTTTCTCAAGAGAACGATCTAGTTGCCCAATTCAATCCAAACGGTCAACTCCATTCGCTTCACCAATCGCTTCACGCAAAGTTATCGCTGAAATCGGGGATACCATTGATCAGTGAGCAAAACGCGATAACCATAGCACAGACTGCAATGCAAACATCGGGTGAGAACTATCCTCCCGTAGTAAAAATGCAGGCGTGGTTATCACCTACCGAGACTTCTCACCTCATTTATCGAGTTACACTGACTCCAACTACTCCCAATGGTGAATGGGAAGCGTTAATCGATGCGAGTAGTGGAGAGGTGTTGCGGACGCAGGAAACATCCCGCTACATCGATGGCAGTGGTTACACCTTTGATCCCGATCCCTTGACGACTGGACAAGCAACTTATGGCAGTACAGGCTATGTCGATGGCAACGATGCCGATACCCAACAACTAACGGCGCAACGACGTTTGCGAGTCCTGCGGGAGATCACTTTAAACAGCGGAACCTATCGATTAACGGGACCTTGGGTTTCGATAACGAATTTTGAAGCGCCGAATACTGCGCCGGTCACTGCGACCCATCCCGATTCGTTCCGCTACACCCGCAGTCCATCCGGCTTTGAGGATGTACATGTCTATGCGCATATCGATTCCGCGCAACGTTGGATTCAATATCTCGGTTTCAACAACATTCAACATACATCGATGCAAATCGATCCCCACGGTTTAAACGGTGACGACAATTCATATTTTCTACCGTCAAGTAACCGTATTGCCTACGGAGAAGGTGGTGTCGACGATGCCGAAGATGTTGATGTGGTTTGGCATGAGTACGGGCACTCGATTCAGTATTCGCAAGTTTCGAATTGGGGTGGTGGTGAAGCTGGTTCATTAGGCGAAGGATTTGGTGACTATTGGGCAGGTAGTTACTCGGCTTCCATCTCTTCTTTCCGGAGGGAATGGGTCTACAATTGGGATGGCCACAATACGTACTGGGATGGGCGTGTACTGAATTCAACGATGGTGTATCCGGCAAACATGGGTGGTTCCATTCACGAAAATGGACAGATATGGTCGCGTGCTTTAATGGACATCTGGGATTCCTGCGGGCGTGAAGTCACCGATAAAATCGTACTTCAAGGACAGTTTGCTGTAGGATATGGCGTCACCTATCCAACCCTTGCGAATGCGATTTTGAATGCCGATTTAACCTTGTATCAAGGCGTCCACATCTCGGCGGCTTACAACTGTTTTCATGCCCGCGGAATTTTATCGCAAATGCCGAACATCGCTTCGGTTGTGGGTGCCGTGACTTCTCAAGTAACTGGTGCAATCGCAGGGGTTGTAGTAAACTTGAATGGTTCACCGCGAGATACAACCGACAGCCAAGGGCGCTACTCGATAGCTGGTTTGAGTTTCTCGCAGTATCAGATTTCATTTAATCACCCCAGCTACAATTTGTATTCGACAACATTTACAGTTTCGCAACCAGGTGCTACGACGATTAATGCCGTCCTCAATCGTCCGATTTATTCGGTCGATCACGACTCGTTGTTTATTCAAATTGGGGAAAGCGATACGACGTTAGTCCGTTCTCCGGCATTTACAATTACCAATACTGGAGATGGAAACGGGAGTTATTCGTTTCAAGCGTTTTCGGGTACTGGCGGATCATCGAACAGCTGGGTTTATACCCGTGAACTCGATGTCGGAACGATTACAGGAGATACTCGTTTACATGGGGTCGAAATCGTCGGTAATGAAATTATTCTATCGGGTTCAAATAATACCAGTGAACCTAATTACTTCTACCGGGTATCCCGTAGCGGTTCCCTGTTGGGTTCAATCCAACAACGTTCGGTAACAACCAACGGAGTTCGTGATCTGGCAGCATCTGGAGGTTATCTGTTTGGCGGTGAGAACGATACAATTTGGCGTTGGAATGCCGATTTGTCGGGTGAGCAGTTTGTTTGTCGTACGATTCTCAATCCACCCCGTGGAATTGCCGTGCAGCGAAACGCTAACAACGAACCAGTGATATGGATTTGCGACAACACGCAACCTGCTCGCAAGTTTGCCGCCGATGGTTCGTTACTCTCATCTGCAACGAATACCTATTACATATCGGGTGTCGCTGCGATGCCGAATGAAGGGGGAAAGGTATGGTTTGTTTCTTGCGACAACAGTTACAGCCAACTTTGGATTAACACATTAAATGAAGCCGGGACAGCTGTTGTTCGATTAACACAACTGGATTTGCCTGTCGGATACCGTTCGGCTGGCGCCTGTTACACATTAGATGAATGGGGTGACCTTGGGCAAATTGCCATCCTTTTTACTTCGAGTTCTCCATCACGAGCGATTCTGCGATTTTATAACATCCCAACCGATGTTAACTATGTTTCGATTACCTCTTCACGATCGGGTACGTTAGCTCCGACAGCATCAATACCAGTGAATCTTTCTCTTCGTCTCGATCCCAATCGACAACGCTTCACTTTTAATATCCAACAAACGAACAGCCCTGCCGCGTCTTTATTGACAACTGTTGTTATACAGCGCGCAACTGAAGCATCCGAGCACTCAGCGGTTCTTCCCGAAATATTTGATGTATCACCGGTATACCCGAATCCGTTCAACCATACGGCGAAAGTCATGGTATCAATGCCTGAGGCGGGTTATCTTCAGTTATCGCTTTATAACTTACTCGGTCAATCGGTTTTGAATCGAAACACACACTTGCCAGCAGGAGTTCAGCTGTTGCAGGTGGATCTTTCCGATTTTCCCACCGGCACTTACTTCTCGAAGATTACGTATCGGAACAACGTAACGACGCAACGTTGGGTGTTATTGAAATGA
- a CDS encoding HD-GYP domain-containing protein — protein MNQNSVAMRGPTPPERLVGPDWNDGEAGEDGQLFLSIPLSGLRIDTVLHCDLYVKSGVHRFVKYRDQGEPITNPVIVRLREFNHEFLYIPLSKRDEFNRYIEQVLPDIVRDPNVAVEHKAKLVFHTIGSIIQNVMQSPSSAFLSRAEAVVDPYIELITSGPEAISSLLTLVSYDYYTYTHSVQVGVFSAALASRLKINSHKDMRNLALASLFHDIGKTFIPNEILMKPRSLSRDEFATVREHPALGANIVLHERGNLDEVSLIVRQHHERLDGSGYPDGAKTERIHPLSKIITIADMYDALTSRRVYRGGYSPVQALRMVSEHAGEWIDETVFREFVKLLGTIGPA, from the coding sequence ATGAACCAGAATTCGGTAGCGATGCGAGGACCCACACCACCGGAACGATTAGTCGGACCGGATTGGAACGATGGAGAGGCGGGGGAAGATGGACAGCTTTTTCTTTCGATTCCTTTGTCCGGTCTTCGTATCGATACAGTTTTGCATTGTGATTTGTATGTAAAAAGCGGCGTTCACCGCTTCGTCAAGTACCGGGATCAAGGCGAGCCGATCACAAATCCGGTTATCGTTCGGTTACGCGAGTTTAACCATGAGTTTCTATACATCCCATTATCGAAACGGGATGAATTCAATCGATACATCGAACAAGTTTTGCCGGATATCGTCCGTGACCCAAATGTGGCAGTGGAACACAAAGCCAAGTTGGTGTTTCACACCATCGGATCGATCATCCAAAATGTCATGCAGTCACCAAGCAGTGCGTTTCTATCTCGGGCTGAGGCAGTTGTCGATCCGTACATCGAATTGATTACTTCGGGTCCGGAGGCAATTAGTTCGTTGTTAACATTGGTGAGTTATGACTACTATACCTACACCCATTCGGTACAAGTTGGTGTTTTTTCTGCAGCGCTTGCTTCACGTCTAAAGATTAACTCGCACAAAGACATGAGAAATCTCGCCTTAGCTTCACTGTTTCATGATATTGGCAAAACGTTTATTCCCAATGAAATATTGATGAAACCTCGCTCGTTATCGCGTGATGAGTTTGCGACCGTTCGTGAGCATCCTGCCCTTGGCGCAAACATCGTGCTACATGAACGAGGCAACTTGGATGAAGTATCGCTTATCGTTCGTCAACACCATGAACGACTCGATGGTTCTGGTTATCCCGATGGCGCAAAAACGGAGAGAATCCATCCACTATCGAAAATCATCACGATAGCCGACATGTACGATGCCCTCACGTCGCGGCGGGTGTATCGTGGTGGCTACTCACCCGTGCAAGCATTGCGAATGGTATCCGAACACGCCGGCGAATGGATCGATGAAACGGTTTTCCGGGAATTTGTGAAACTGCTTGGCACGATAGGTCCCGCCTGA